One Tautonia rosea genomic window carries:
- the gltB gene encoding glutamate synthase large subunit produces the protein MSTSFPTPVGLYDPANEHDACGVGFVVDLQGRRSHKLVRDGLRALCNLDHRGARGAEPNTGDGAGILIQLPHEFLAERCNALGISLPEPGQYGVGAMFASPVKERREAGQAIFEQILRDERLPLLGWRQLKTDNSTLGATAQAVEPSVWHAFVGSRFGDDTDAFERKLFVVRKRFEQAVEAAGLDDGAFFYFSSLSCRTIVYKGMLTPEQVIDYYADDLGDDRLVSALCMFHSRFSTNTFPSWELAHPYRMIAHNGEINTLRGNINWMRAREALFASNLFEPGDLDHLCPVIREGLSDTAALDAAIELLVKAGYSLPHAMMMLVPEAWENHETMSQEKKNFYAYHSCLMEPWDGPASIACTDGRVIGATLDRNGLRPSRYTVTKDGLVVMGSETGMLDEIAPENVQHKGRLEPGKMFLVDMQAGRIVGDEELKHALATAKPYGEWVKQGMPKLDEVPRAPEVPGPDHDTLLHRQLAYGYTLEDLKFILSPMGQRGEEAIGSMGTDTPLAVLSDRPQPLFNYFKQLFAQVTNPPLDAIREELVTSVQTGLGGEGNLLNPGPENARQILLETPILDNDETAAIKQLEGWRGFKSAVISMLFPAAEGAAGMERRLEEIFQEAKAAIEDGATIIVLSHRSVTKELAPIPSLLATSGLHHFMVREGLRMRAGFVVECGDAREVHHFALLLGYGAGAINPYVAFETLDDMIATHQLNGLTHAEAVAKYRKAIKKGVVKVMSKMGISTIQSYRGAQIFEAIGLNSGFVAKYFDKTASRIEGVGLAEIAEETLFHHRRAFAEREVGPVMLEEGGQYQWRRDGEFHLFNPETVFRLQHATKSGRFEIFKSYTKRVDEQNERLCTLRGLFEFKFGQQSPVPIEEVESVDAIVKRFATGAMSYGSISAEAHETLAIAMNRLGGKSNTGEGGEDPARFTPLPNGDSKRSSIKQVASGRFGVTSEYLVNADEIQIKMAQGAKPGEGGQLPGSKVWPWIAKVRFSTPGVGLISPPPHHDIYSIEDLAQLIHDLKNANPRARISVKLVAEVGVGTVAAGVSKAHSDVVLISGFDGGTGASPLTSLKHAGIPWELGLAETQQTLVLNNLRDRIVVQADGQMKTGRDVVIAALLGAEEYGFSTAPLVVMGCIMMRVCHLDTCPVGIATQNPKLRAKFAGKAEHVVNFFHFVAEEIRELMAQLGFRTMDEMIGRSDLLDVRKAIEHYKARGLDFSKILARPDVAPEIGVRQRHPQDHGLERSLDVTTLVPRSVLALERGEPVAFTVPIRNINRTVGTILGSEVTRRYGGAGLPDDTIRITFNGSAGQSFGAFVPRGITLQLEGDANDYTGKGLSGGKIIVAPPRSATFKAEENILVGNVVLYGATAGRAFFRGRAGERFCVRNSGALAVVEGIGDHGCEYMTGGVAVVLGPTGRNFAAGMSGGMAFVLDRDGDFQSRCNPEMVEIEPFTELEDQELVRDLLIQHAGYTGSEVAKQLLNDWQIALTSFVKVMPRDYRRVLDHQKQVMASLFEEATDLRRRQGDFELDDLRHKAEPNDFAFVEDMLTQFALPETLDEVDGVLVPRNGHDWDWPFTNFVKVLPEGNRRLLLQRKRAETADDTSPRPSDSRLTLEVNHG, from the coding sequence ATGAGCACGAGTTTCCCGACCCCTGTGGGACTGTACGATCCGGCGAATGAGCACGACGCTTGCGGTGTGGGTTTCGTCGTGGATCTCCAGGGCCGACGGTCGCACAAACTCGTGCGCGATGGATTGCGCGCCCTGTGCAACCTTGACCACCGCGGCGCCCGAGGGGCCGAGCCCAATACCGGAGACGGCGCCGGCATCCTCATTCAGCTCCCCCACGAATTCCTCGCCGAACGCTGCAACGCCCTCGGCATCTCCCTGCCCGAGCCCGGCCAGTACGGCGTCGGCGCCATGTTCGCCTCGCCAGTCAAGGAACGCCGCGAAGCCGGTCAGGCCATCTTTGAACAGATTCTCAGGGATGAACGGCTCCCCCTCCTCGGCTGGCGCCAACTGAAAACCGACAACTCGACCCTCGGTGCCACCGCTCAGGCCGTCGAGCCGAGCGTCTGGCACGCCTTCGTCGGCTCTCGATTCGGCGACGATACCGACGCCTTCGAGCGCAAGCTGTTCGTTGTCCGCAAGCGATTCGAGCAAGCCGTTGAAGCCGCTGGACTCGACGACGGTGCCTTCTTCTACTTCTCCAGCCTCTCTTGCCGAACGATCGTCTATAAAGGCATGCTCACCCCCGAGCAGGTCATCGACTACTACGCCGACGATCTCGGCGACGATCGCCTCGTCTCAGCCCTCTGCATGTTCCACTCGCGGTTCAGCACCAACACCTTCCCGAGCTGGGAGCTGGCCCACCCTTACCGCATGATCGCCCACAACGGCGAGATCAACACCCTCCGCGGCAACATCAACTGGATGCGAGCCCGAGAGGCCCTCTTCGCCTCGAACCTGTTCGAGCCGGGCGATCTCGACCACCTTTGCCCCGTCATTCGCGAGGGGCTCTCCGACACCGCCGCCCTCGACGCCGCTATCGAGCTGCTCGTCAAGGCCGGCTACAGCCTCCCGCACGCCATGATGATGCTCGTGCCCGAGGCCTGGGAAAACCATGAAACCATGTCGCAGGAGAAGAAGAATTTTTATGCCTATCACTCCTGTCTGATGGAGCCCTGGGACGGCCCCGCCTCCATCGCCTGCACCGACGGCCGCGTCATCGGCGCGACCCTCGACCGCAACGGCCTCCGCCCGAGCCGCTACACCGTCACCAAGGACGGCCTGGTCGTCATGGGCTCCGAGACCGGCATGCTCGACGAGATCGCCCCCGAGAACGTCCAGCACAAGGGGCGCCTCGAACCGGGCAAGATGTTCCTCGTTGATATGCAGGCCGGCCGGATCGTCGGCGACGAGGAACTGAAGCACGCCCTGGCCACCGCCAAGCCCTATGGCGAGTGGGTCAAGCAAGGGATGCCGAAGCTCGACGAAGTTCCGCGGGCCCCCGAGGTCCCCGGCCCCGATCACGACACCCTCCTGCATCGCCAGCTTGCCTACGGCTACACGCTGGAAGATCTCAAGTTCATTCTTTCCCCGATGGGTCAGCGCGGCGAGGAAGCCATCGGCTCGATGGGGACCGACACTCCCCTGGCCGTCCTCTCCGACCGCCCGCAACCGCTCTTCAACTACTTCAAGCAGCTTTTTGCCCAGGTGACCAACCCGCCGCTCGACGCGATCCGGGAAGAACTGGTCACCTCCGTCCAGACCGGCCTCGGCGGCGAAGGTAATCTGCTCAACCCTGGCCCCGAAAACGCCCGGCAAATCCTGCTGGAAACCCCGATTCTCGACAACGACGAAACCGCCGCCATCAAGCAGCTTGAAGGCTGGCGAGGCTTCAAGTCGGCCGTCATCTCCATGCTCTTCCCCGCCGCCGAAGGGGCCGCCGGCATGGAACGTCGATTGGAGGAGATCTTCCAGGAGGCCAAGGCCGCCATCGAGGACGGGGCGACGATCATCGTCCTCTCGCACCGCTCCGTCACGAAAGAACTGGCCCCGATCCCCTCCTTGCTCGCCACCTCCGGCCTGCACCACTTCATGGTCCGCGAAGGGCTCCGTATGCGGGCCGGCTTCGTCGTCGAGTGCGGAGACGCCCGAGAGGTGCACCACTTTGCCCTCCTGCTCGGCTATGGTGCCGGGGCGATCAACCCTTATGTCGCCTTCGAAACGCTCGACGACATGATCGCCACCCACCAGCTCAACGGCCTGACCCACGCCGAGGCCGTGGCCAAGTACCGCAAGGCGATCAAGAAGGGGGTCGTCAAGGTGATGTCCAAGATGGGCATCAGCACGATCCAGAGTTACCGAGGTGCTCAGATCTTCGAGGCCATCGGCCTCAATTCCGGCTTCGTCGCCAAGTACTTCGACAAGACCGCCAGCCGGATCGAAGGGGTCGGCCTCGCCGAGATCGCCGAGGAAACCCTCTTCCACCACCGCCGCGCCTTCGCCGAACGCGAGGTCGGCCCGGTCATGCTCGAAGAAGGCGGCCAGTACCAGTGGCGCCGTGACGGCGAGTTCCACCTGTTCAATCCCGAGACCGTCTTCCGCCTTCAGCACGCCACGAAGTCCGGCCGGTTCGAGATCTTCAAGTCGTACACGAAGCGCGTGGACGAGCAGAACGAACGGCTTTGCACGCTTCGCGGGCTCTTTGAGTTCAAGTTCGGCCAGCAATCTCCGGTGCCGATCGAGGAGGTCGAGTCGGTCGATGCCATCGTCAAGCGCTTCGCCACCGGGGCGATGAGCTACGGCTCGATCTCGGCCGAGGCCCACGAAACGCTCGCCATCGCCATGAACCGCCTCGGCGGCAAGTCGAACACCGGCGAAGGGGGCGAAGACCCAGCCCGCTTCACCCCCCTGCCCAACGGCGACAGCAAGCGGTCTTCGATCAAGCAGGTCGCCTCCGGCCGCTTCGGCGTCACGAGTGAATATCTCGTCAATGCGGATGAGATTCAGATCAAAATGGCCCAGGGAGCCAAGCCCGGCGAAGGGGGCCAGCTCCCCGGTAGCAAGGTCTGGCCCTGGATTGCCAAGGTCCGCTTCTCGACCCCCGGCGTCGGCCTCATCAGCCCGCCGCCGCACCACGACATCTACTCGATCGAGGACCTCGCCCAGCTCATCCACGACCTCAAAAACGCCAATCCGAGGGCCCGGATCAGCGTCAAGCTCGTGGCTGAGGTCGGCGTCGGCACGGTCGCCGCAGGGGTCTCGAAGGCCCACAGCGATGTCGTCCTCATCAGCGGCTTCGACGGTGGCACAGGGGCCAGCCCGCTCACTTCGCTCAAGCACGCCGGCATCCCCTGGGAACTTGGCCTGGCCGAGACACAGCAAACCCTCGTCCTCAACAACCTCCGAGACCGCATCGTTGTTCAGGCCGACGGCCAGATGAAAACCGGCCGAGACGTGGTCATCGCCGCCCTGCTCGGGGCCGAGGAATACGGCTTCTCCACCGCTCCCCTCGTCGTGATGGGCTGCATCATGATGCGGGTCTGCCACCTCGACACCTGCCCGGTCGGTATTGCCACCCAGAACCCGAAGCTCCGCGCCAAGTTCGCCGGCAAGGCCGAACATGTGGTCAACTTCTTCCACTTTGTCGCCGAGGAAATCCGAGAGCTGATGGCCCAGCTCGGCTTCCGGACGATGGACGAGATGATCGGCCGCAGCGATCTGCTCGACGTCCGCAAGGCCATTGAGCACTACAAGGCCCGTGGTCTCGACTTTTCGAAGATCCTCGCCCGCCCCGACGTCGCTCCGGAGATCGGCGTCCGCCAGCGTCACCCCCAGGACCACGGCCTTGAGCGATCGCTCGACGTCACCACTCTGGTGCCCCGCTCCGTGCTGGCCCTGGAACGTGGCGAACCGGTCGCCTTTACGGTGCCGATCCGCAACATCAACCGCACCGTCGGCACCATCCTCGGCTCCGAGGTCACCCGCCGCTACGGCGGCGCGGGGCTGCCCGACGACACGATCCGGATCACCTTCAACGGCTCCGCCGGTCAGAGCTTCGGCGCCTTCGTTCCCCGAGGGATCACCCTTCAACTCGAAGGCGATGCCAACGACTATACCGGCAAGGGTCTCTCCGGCGGCAAGATCATCGTCGCCCCGCCTCGATCGGCCACGTTCAAGGCCGAGGAGAACATCCTCGTCGGCAACGTCGTCCTCTACGGAGCGACCGCCGGCCGCGCCTTCTTCCGAGGCCGCGCAGGCGAACGGTTCTGCGTGCGGAACTCCGGGGCGCTTGCCGTCGTGGAAGGGATTGGTGATCACGGCTGTGAATATATGACCGGAGGCGTGGCCGTCGTCCTCGGCCCGACCGGCCGCAACTTCGCCGCCGGCATGAGCGGCGGCATGGCCTTCGTCCTCGATCGAGACGGCGACTTCCAGTCCCGCTGCAATCCCGAGATGGTCGAGATCGAACCCTTCACCGAGCTGGAAGATCAGGAACTCGTCCGCGATCTCCTCATCCAGCACGCCGGCTACACCGGCAGCGAGGTTGCCAAGCAGTTGCTCAACGACTGGCAGATCGCCCTTACCTCCTTCGTCAAGGTCATGCCGCGCGACTACCGCCGCGTGCTTGACCACCAGAAACAGGTCATGGCCTCCCTGTTCGAGGAAGCCACGGATCTGAGACGTCGCCAGGGCGACTTCGAACTCGACGACCTCCGTCATAAGGCTGAGCCGAACGATTTCGCCTTCGTCGAAGATATGCTCACGCAATTTGCCCTTCCTGAAACACTCGACGAGGTCGACGGCGTCCTCGTCCCCCGCAACGGTCACGACTGGGATTGGCCGTTCACCAACTTTGTCAAGGTGCTGCCCGAGGGGAACCGCCGCCTCCTGTTGCAGCGCAAGCGGGCCGAGACCGCTGACGACACCTCGCCCCGCCCGAGCGACTCACGCCTGACGCTGGAGGTCAATCATGGGTAA
- a CDS encoding glutamate synthase subunit beta produces the protein MGKPTGFMELPRRAAGYRPIEERRKDYKEVFTSLPVVELQNQGARCMDCGIPFCHQGCPLGNLIPDWNDLVYRDQWREALDRLHLTNNFPEFTGTLCPAPCEASCVLGINDDPVTIKQIELAIVDRGWAEGWIAPMPPKVKTGKKVAVIGSGPAGLAAAQQLARAGHDVTVFERDERIGGLLRYGIPDFKMEKWRIDLRLKQMEAEGVTFRPGVNIGVDVDPQQILADYDAVCLCCGATQARDLPIEGRDFKGIHFAMDFLPAQNKRVAGDPVSDDPTLNAKGKHVVIIGGGDTGADCLGTVHRHGCASVHQFEIVPRPPDSRDPNNPWPQWWNTFKTSSAHEEGGGREYSISTVRFRGENGHVTALETVQVELKRNGNRMTFDPVPGTEKVYPADLVLLAMGFVGPERNKLIEGFGVELDERGNVKADPDTKRTNVPKVYTAGDMTRGQSLIVWAIAEGRHAAQAIDCDLMGCSDLPRPLEHENYMRPFAV, from the coding sequence ATGGGTAAGCCCACCGGATTCATGGAACTCCCCCGACGCGCCGCCGGTTACCGGCCCATCGAGGAACGCCGCAAGGACTATAAAGAAGTCTTCACCAGCCTCCCCGTCGTTGAGCTGCAAAACCAGGGGGCCCGCTGCATGGACTGCGGCATCCCCTTCTGCCACCAGGGATGCCCGCTCGGCAATCTCATTCCCGACTGGAACGACCTCGTCTACCGCGACCAGTGGCGTGAGGCCCTCGACCGCCTGCACCTGACCAACAACTTCCCTGAGTTCACCGGCACGCTTTGCCCCGCCCCGTGCGAGGCAAGCTGCGTCCTCGGCATCAACGACGACCCCGTCACCATCAAGCAGATCGAGCTGGCCATCGTCGACCGCGGCTGGGCCGAGGGCTGGATCGCCCCCATGCCCCCAAAGGTCAAGACCGGGAAGAAGGTCGCCGTCATCGGCTCCGGCCCTGCCGGCCTGGCCGCCGCCCAGCAGCTCGCCCGCGCCGGTCACGACGTCACCGTTTTCGAACGCGACGAACGCATCGGCGGCCTCCTCCGCTACGGAATCCCTGACTTCAAGATGGAGAAGTGGCGGATCGACCTTCGCCTCAAGCAAATGGAGGCCGAGGGCGTCACCTTCCGTCCCGGCGTGAACATCGGCGTCGATGTCGATCCCCAGCAGATCCTCGCCGACTACGACGCTGTCTGCCTCTGCTGCGGCGCCACTCAGGCTCGTGACCTCCCCATCGAGGGCCGCGACTTCAAGGGCATTCACTTCGCCATGGATTTCCTCCCGGCCCAGAACAAACGCGTGGCCGGCGACCCGGTTTCCGATGACCCGACCTTGAACGCCAAGGGTAAGCACGTCGTCATCATTGGCGGCGGTGATACCGGAGCCGACTGCCTCGGCACCGTCCACCGTCACGGGTGTGCCAGCGTCCACCAGTTCGAGATCGTCCCCCGTCCCCCCGACTCGCGCGATCCGAACAACCCCTGGCCGCAGTGGTGGAACACCTTCAAGACCTCCAGCGCCCACGAGGAAGGCGGTGGCCGCGAGTACTCGATCAGCACCGTCCGCTTCCGAGGAGAAAACGGTCACGTCACCGCGCTCGAAACCGTCCAGGTCGAACTGAAGCGCAACGGCAACCGCATGACCTTCGACCCCGTTCCCGGCACCGAGAAGGTCTACCCAGCCGATCTCGTCTTGCTGGCGATGGGCTTTGTCGGCCCTGAACGCAATAAGCTGATTGAAGGCTTCGGCGTCGAACTCGACGAGCGCGGCAACGTCAAGGCCGACCCCGATACCAAGCGCACCAACGTCCCCAAGGTATACACCGCCGGCGACATGACCCGCGGCCAGAGCCTCATCGTCTGGGCCATCGCCGAAGGACGCCACGCCGCCCAGGCCATCGACTGCGACCTGATGGGATGCTCCGACTTGCCCCGACCCCTGGAGCACGAAAATTACATGCGGCCCTTTGCCGTCTGA
- a CDS encoding 3'-5' exoribonuclease YhaM family protein, which translates to MASGIESSVIRLGDFQDGQEAECFAVLVSRDKGTTKKNEPFVKCYFRDRDQTVEAPLWADHRLLKQSDGWTDGLAYRIRARGEFNAKYGLQLKLIDLRPAGGPDDEADGFDYGDLVERSKFPSGDRLGKILEFVGRYIEDEKLSELVRRILEGHAKQLELMPAASHMHHNVTGGLVEHLWSVTRVSIMLAEHYGRYYDELNPPLNRDVIVAAAILHDIGKLRELEYHPIEAKYTTEGNLIGHILMGRDLVRDTAREIGDFPVETLLLLEHAILAHHGKTEFGSPKPPATLEAMILHYADELDAKFNAVAKALRAENGDDLFTKKVWAAENQRFYRGTPLPPPDQDQPPF; encoded by the coding sequence ATGGCCAGCGGAATCGAAAGCTCGGTGATCCGGCTCGGCGACTTTCAAGACGGCCAGGAGGCCGAGTGCTTCGCCGTGCTGGTGAGTCGTGACAAGGGGACGACGAAGAAGAACGAACCCTTTGTGAAATGCTACTTCCGCGACCGGGATCAGACGGTCGAGGCCCCCTTGTGGGCCGATCACCGCTTGCTGAAGCAGTCGGACGGATGGACCGATGGGCTGGCGTATCGCATCCGGGCGCGGGGCGAGTTCAACGCCAAGTACGGCTTGCAACTGAAGCTGATCGACCTGCGGCCCGCCGGCGGGCCTGACGATGAAGCCGACGGGTTCGATTACGGTGACCTGGTCGAACGATCCAAGTTTCCTAGTGGGGATCGGCTGGGGAAGATTCTCGAATTCGTGGGGCGCTACATTGAAGATGAGAAACTTTCGGAACTGGTCCGGCGCATTCTCGAAGGGCACGCGAAGCAGTTGGAGCTGATGCCCGCCGCCTCTCACATGCACCACAACGTGACCGGAGGGCTGGTCGAGCACCTCTGGAGCGTGACGCGGGTCAGTATCATGCTGGCCGAGCATTACGGGCGGTATTACGACGAGCTGAACCCACCCTTGAACCGAGACGTGATTGTTGCTGCGGCCATTCTCCACGACATCGGCAAACTGAGAGAGCTGGAATATCACCCGATCGAGGCGAAGTACACGACTGAAGGGAATTTGATCGGGCATATCCTCATGGGACGCGATCTCGTGCGGGACACGGCGCGGGAGATCGGGGATTTTCCGGTCGAGACGCTGTTGCTGCTCGAACACGCGATCCTTGCCCACCACGGCAAGACCGAGTTTGGATCGCCGAAGCCTCCGGCAACGCTAGAAGCGATGATTTTGCATTATGCCGACGAGCTGGACGCGAAATTCAATGCCGTGGCCAAGGCACTTCGGGCCGAGAATGGCGACGACCTGTTTACCAAAAAAGTTTGGGCAGCGGAGAATCAACGCTTCTACCGGGGCACTCCGTTACCTCCTCCAGATCAAGACCAACCGCCCTTCTGA
- a CDS encoding cellulase family glycosylhydrolase: MTCSGLRGRQRFGALAAILFGLGLGLEFGAETAWGTGNGTDPVRPSPQCVVPPGPLQVSGPSFRDASGRVILLRGINLAGDSKVPPFAPRVGPVDLDRVAELGFNVIRLLFVWEAYEPSPGVYDEAYLASVMTVAAEASRRGVFTIVDFHQDGFSRHASYGTGDGFPRWAVSPRGRPSTPNNGPLSSDWPLMMALDPTTHLSFADFYADTYGFRSQYLLMISRVASSFATIPGVIGYDLINEPWGDERRELAPLYRDAAAVVRSVHPSAILFLEGHVKTNTGIQTRLPRPEFDAAVYAPHYYNPSTIVLRHWHGLTTTMDLAFHHMTSTAEAWNCPLFVGEFGMDARVTGSGAYVEEVYDRLDAAFASGAHWNLTPGWTEQLKDGWNGEDFSILDPSGRIRSNFRPRPYPRATAGVPKRFAFNRGSSRFKTSTLDYDWIHDPNRGETEVFVPRLVFPPGFPAEVRTADPSAVVSLWYDESTQLLRIQTDRPTAISLRARAR, translated from the coding sequence ATGACATGCTCGGGACTCCGGGGCCGTCAAAGGTTCGGGGCACTCGCGGCGATTCTGTTCGGTCTGGGTCTGGGACTGGAATTTGGGGCTGAGACGGCTTGGGGAACAGGCAATGGCACTGATCCTGTTCGGCCGTCTCCTCAATGCGTCGTCCCTCCCGGCCCTTTGCAGGTTTCCGGGCCTTCCTTTCGGGATGCGAGCGGTCGAGTGATCCTCCTGCGCGGGATCAACCTGGCCGGTGATTCCAAGGTTCCCCCATTTGCTCCGCGGGTCGGCCCGGTCGATCTCGACCGCGTCGCTGAACTCGGGTTCAACGTGATCCGCCTCCTCTTTGTCTGGGAAGCATACGAACCAAGCCCCGGCGTTTACGATGAGGCCTATCTTGCCTCGGTCATGACCGTTGCGGCCGAGGCCTCCCGGCGTGGTGTGTTCACCATCGTCGATTTTCACCAGGACGGTTTCTCGCGACACGCGTCCTACGGCACTGGCGATGGCTTCCCCCGCTGGGCCGTCTCTCCCCGGGGGCGTCCTTCGACCCCCAACAACGGGCCGCTCAGCTCCGACTGGCCCCTGATGATGGCCCTCGACCCGACCACTCACCTGTCCTTTGCCGACTTCTACGCCGATACCTACGGATTTCGTTCACAATACTTGCTCATGATCTCGCGTGTCGCATCATCCTTTGCGACGATCCCCGGCGTCATCGGCTACGATCTCATCAACGAACCCTGGGGAGACGAGCGCCGCGAGCTTGCCCCACTTTATCGAGATGCCGCCGCCGTCGTCCGGTCGGTGCATCCTTCGGCGATCCTGTTTCTTGAAGGGCACGTCAAAACGAACACCGGCATCCAGACCCGCCTACCCCGCCCCGAGTTCGATGCGGCGGTCTATGCCCCTCACTATTACAACCCGTCCACCATCGTCTTGCGTCACTGGCATGGCTTGACCACGACGATGGACCTGGCCTTCCACCACATGACCTCGACCGCCGAGGCCTGGAACTGTCCGCTGTTCGTCGGAGAGTTCGGCATGGACGCCCGCGTGACCGGCAGCGGCGCTTACGTCGAGGAGGTGTACGACCGCCTCGACGCCGCATTTGCCTCCGGAGCCCACTGGAATCTGACCCCCGGTTGGACCGAACAGCTCAAGGACGGCTGGAATGGCGAGGATTTCAGCATCCTCGACCCCTCCGGCCGCATCCGCTCGAATTTTCGGCCCCGCCCGTATCCCCGAGCCACCGCCGGAGTTCCCAAACGCTTCGCCTTCAATCGCGGTTCATCACGATTCAAGACAAGCACGCTTGACTACGACTGGATTCATGATCCCAATCGCGGCGAAACCGAGGTTTTCGTTCCCCGATTGGTCTTTCCCCCCGGCTTCCCGGCCGAGGTCCGCACGGCCGATCCATCGGCGGTCGTCTCGCTCTGGTACGACGAATCCACCCAGCTTCTTCGCATTCAGACTGACCGCCCGACCGCCATCTCGCTCCGCGCGCGTGCTCGCTGA
- a CDS encoding UDP-glucuronic acid decarboxylase family protein, with protein MRTVITGGAGFVGSHLCERFLAEGHEVVCLDNLLTGLERNIAHLRNEPRFSFVLHNISEPVTIDGPVDHVLHFASPASPADYLAHPIPTLKVGSLGTHNALGLAKAKDARFLLASTSEVYGDPEVHPQREDYWGHVNPIGPRGCYDEAKRFAEAITMAYHRYHGVDTRIVRIFNTYGPRMRLNDGRVLPAFMSQVLRGEPLTVFGEGQQTRSFCYVDDLVDGIYRLLLSDESMPVNIGNPSEITVLELAEEIIAMLPNTKSTIDYRPLPQDDPKRRRPDITRAREILGWEPKVDRADGLRRTLEFFRSVV; from the coding sequence GTGAGGACGGTGATCACTGGCGGGGCGGGCTTTGTGGGGTCCCATCTCTGTGAGCGGTTCCTGGCCGAAGGGCACGAGGTCGTCTGTCTGGACAACCTCCTGACCGGCCTGGAACGGAACATCGCCCACCTGCGCAACGAGCCTCGTTTCAGCTTCGTGCTGCATAATATCTCCGAGCCGGTGACGATCGATGGCCCGGTCGATCACGTCTTGCACTTCGCCAGCCCGGCGAGCCCGGCCGATTACCTGGCCCACCCGATCCCAACCTTGAAGGTCGGCTCGCTCGGCACGCACAATGCGCTCGGCCTGGCCAAGGCCAAAGATGCGCGATTCCTGCTGGCAAGTACCTCGGAGGTCTACGGCGATCCCGAGGTCCACCCTCAGCGCGAGGATTACTGGGGACACGTGAACCCGATCGGCCCCCGAGGGTGTTACGACGAGGCCAAGCGATTCGCCGAGGCGATCACAATGGCCTACCACCGTTACCACGGGGTCGATACGCGGATCGTTCGCATCTTCAACACCTACGGCCCCCGGATGCGCCTGAACGACGGCCGCGTCCTGCCGGCCTTCATGAGCCAGGTCTTACGCGGTGAACCGTTGACTGTGTTCGGCGAAGGGCAACAGACGCGCAGTTTTTGCTATGTCGATGATCTTGTAGATGGAATTTATCGGCTCTTGCTCTCCGATGAATCAATGCCTGTAAACATCGGCAATCCATCAGAAATCACCGTTCTGGAACTGGCCGAGGAGATCATCGCGATGTTGCCCAACACCAAGAGCACCATCGACTATCGGCCGCTGCCGCAGGACGACCCCAAGCGACGACGGCCCGACATCACCCGGGCCCGCGAGATTCTGGGCTGGGAGCCGAAGGTCGATCGGGCCGACGGCCTGCGACGGACGCTGGAGTTTTTCCGGTCGGTCGTCTGA
- the dapB gene encoding 4-hydroxy-tetrahydrodipicolinate reductase: MSLGPLNLAMHGATGRMGARILSLIDEADDLTLAAAIERADHPRIGGDVGPIIGLGPLGITLSSSINPDTPVDVVIDFSVPEASLNIGRWCGDHGVPLVVGTTGFEPAQRTELEQLADRIPILIAANFSKAVNLLFHLVGLAARSLGQSADIEIVERHHRFKKDAPSGTALRLAEVAAEGINTDRFIHGRHGLIGERPTGEIGLHALRTGDNPGEHTVVFGLMGECLELSHRALNRDGFSRGALDAARYLAGKPPGRYAMEDLLQLGGG; this comes from the coding sequence GTGAGCCTCGGACCCTTGAACCTTGCCATGCACGGCGCGACCGGTCGCATGGGCGCTCGCATTCTCTCGCTGATCGACGAGGCCGACGACCTGACCCTCGCCGCAGCCATCGAGCGAGCCGATCACCCCCGGATCGGCGGCGATGTGGGGCCGATCATCGGCCTCGGTCCGCTCGGCATAACCCTGAGCAGCTCGATCAACCCCGACACCCCGGTGGATGTGGTCATCGACTTCTCGGTCCCCGAGGCCTCGCTGAACATCGGCCGCTGGTGCGGCGATCATGGCGTTCCGCTGGTCGTGGGCACGACCGGCTTCGAACCCGCCCAACGGACCGAGCTGGAGCAACTGGCAGACCGAATTCCGATCCTCATCGCGGCGAACTTCAGCAAGGCCGTCAACCTGCTGTTTCACCTCGTCGGTTTGGCGGCTCGTTCGCTCGGGCAATCGGCCGACATCGAGATCGTCGAGCGGCACCATCGCTTCAAGAAAGACGCGCCGAGCGGCACGGCGCTCCGCCTGGCCGAAGTGGCCGCCGAAGGAATTAACACAGACAGATTTATTCATGGAAGACATGGATTGATCGGTGAACGGCCGACCGGAGAGATTGGTCTGCACGCGTTGCGGACCGGAGACAATCCGGGCGAGCATACCGTGGTGTTCGGGCTGATGGGCGAATGCCTTGAACTGTCGCACCGGGCCCTGAACCGGGACGGGTTTTCCCGGGGGGCACTCGACGCTGCCCGGTATCTGGCCGGCAAGCCCCCGGGTCGCTATGCCATGGAAGATCTGCTCCAGCTCGGAGGGGGTTGA